Proteins from one Nakamurella multipartita DSM 44233 genomic window:
- a CDS encoding CBS domain-containing protein yields the protein MRVESVIAVPATDTVGPTRLALLTAKTGKLPVVVVVQAPAGPEYHVLAMAELQAAMTNQLSATPLHEALDLSSSTPRPPVSRAQVAAADAGTPVVDNGRLVGVVLDDKVEVPEPTEQDLEKGAPSTRGGAEEQGRKRGLWSRLGRS from the coding sequence ATGCGGGTCGAATCGGTGATCGCGGTGCCGGCGACGGATACGGTTGGGCCGACCCGACTGGCCCTGCTCACCGCCAAGACGGGCAAGCTGCCGGTCGTCGTGGTCGTGCAGGCGCCGGCCGGGCCCGAGTACCACGTGCTGGCCATGGCCGAGCTGCAGGCCGCGATGACCAACCAGCTCTCGGCCACCCCGCTGCACGAGGCGCTGGACCTGTCCTCCTCGACGCCGCGCCCGCCGGTGAGCCGGGCGCAGGTCGCCGCGGCGGATGCGGGCACCCCGGTCGTGGACAACGGGCGGCTGGTCGGGGTGGTCCTGGACGACAAGGTCGAGGTGCCCGAGCCGACCGAGCAGGACCTGGAGAAGGGCGCGCCCTCCACCCGCGGCGGCGCGGAGGAGCAGGGGCGCAAACGCGGCCTGTGGAGCCGGCTGGGTCGCTCCTGA
- a CDS encoding UTP--glucose-1-phosphate uridylyltransferase, translating into MDSNGLESSRRLMAEGGVHPRAIAVFAHSYGILASGETGLLAEPDLEPVAELPRLADLDTDPEAARAAMAATAVVKLNGGLGTSMGMDRAKSLLEVRPGKSFLDIIAEQILALRAEYGVGLPVVFMDSFRTSDDTLAALAAHPGLATDGLPLDFLQNREPKLRSDDLTPVSWPADPTLEWCPPGHGDIYTALDASGLLRALLDKGYRYLFVSNADNLGARPDPALAAWFAQSGAPFAAEFCRRTAADRKGGHLARRAADGQLVLRESAQTRPEDEDAFGDIDRHKFFNTNNLWLDLAALDAVLQANDGVLGLPIIRNVKTVDPADPSSPEVIQIETAMGAAIGVFEGAAAIEVDRSRFLPVKATSDLLVLRSDAYELVDGAQVRLAPSRSAAPLVELDKPYKLVGDFDARFPQGAPSLIECEKLTVKGDWTFGRDVRAVGVAAVSAEGSPGTIPDGTVLGG; encoded by the coding sequence ATGGACAGTAACGGACTGGAATCTTCCCGTCGCCTGATGGCGGAAGGCGGCGTGCATCCCCGCGCAATTGCGGTTTTTGCCCATTCATACGGAATTCTGGCCTCCGGCGAGACCGGGCTGCTGGCCGAGCCGGACCTGGAGCCGGTGGCCGAGCTGCCCCGGCTGGCCGACCTGGACACCGATCCGGAGGCGGCCCGGGCCGCGATGGCGGCGACCGCGGTGGTCAAGCTCAACGGCGGTCTGGGCACCTCGATGGGCATGGACCGGGCCAAGTCGCTGCTGGAGGTGCGGCCGGGCAAGAGCTTCCTGGACATCATCGCCGAGCAGATCCTGGCGCTGCGGGCCGAGTACGGCGTCGGCCTGCCGGTCGTGTTCATGGACAGCTTCCGCACCTCGGACGACACCCTGGCCGCCCTGGCCGCGCATCCCGGGCTGGCGACCGACGGGCTGCCGCTGGACTTCCTGCAGAACCGGGAGCCCAAGCTGCGCTCGGACGATCTGACCCCGGTCAGCTGGCCGGCCGACCCGACCCTGGAATGGTGCCCGCCCGGGCACGGCGACATCTACACCGCCCTGGACGCCAGCGGCCTGCTCCGCGCGCTGCTGGACAAGGGTTACCGCTACCTGTTCGTGTCCAACGCGGACAACCTCGGCGCCCGCCCGGACCCGGCGCTGGCCGCCTGGTTCGCCCAGTCCGGGGCCCCGTTCGCGGCCGAGTTCTGCCGGCGCACCGCCGCCGACCGCAAGGGTGGCCACCTGGCCCGCCGGGCGGCGGACGGCCAGCTGGTGCTGCGCGAGTCGGCCCAGACCCGGCCCGAGGACGAGGACGCGTTCGGCGACATCGACCGGCACAAGTTCTTCAACACCAACAACCTGTGGCTGGACCTGGCCGCGCTCGACGCCGTCCTGCAGGCCAACGACGGGGTGCTCGGGCTGCCGATCATCCGCAACGTCAAGACCGTGGACCCGGCCGATCCGTCCTCGCCCGAGGTGATCCAGATCGAGACCGCGATGGGCGCGGCCATCGGCGTGTTCGAGGGCGCCGCGGCCATCGAGGTCGACCGCTCCCGGTTCCTGCCGGTCAAGGCGACCAGCGACCTGCTGGTGCTGCGGTCGGACGCCTACGAACTGGTCGACGGCGCGCAGGTGCGGTTGGCGCCGTCGCGCAGCGCGGCCCCGCTGGTCGAGCTGGACAAGCCCTACAAGCTGGTCGGCGACTTCGACGCCCGCTTCCCGCAGGGTGCCCCGTCCCTGATCGAGTGCGAGAAGCTCACGGTCAAGGGCGACTGGACCTTCGGTCGGGACGTCCGGGCCGTCGGGGTGGCGGCGGTCTCCGCCGAGGGTTCCCCGGGCACCATCCCGGACGGGACCGTGCTCGGCGGCTGA
- a CDS encoding LacI family DNA-binding transcriptional regulator — protein sequence MRGATGGAADDVGVRRGAPTLEDVASAAGVSRSTASRAINGEAKVSPRARAAVEAAVLQLGFTPNQAARTLVTQRTNAVALVVPEPDERVVADPFFSAAVQGLSQALADSDLQLVLLMAGLAGSPERAVHYLRHGHVDGAVVVSHHQADDIERVLVASGMPSVFVGRPWNLPDQLHYVDTDNRRGGELATEHLIARGRRRIGTVAGPADMTAAYDRLAGWRSALAAAGLPADAVEYGDFTTEGGAAAMRRLLARRPDLDAVFVASDLMAAGALAVLRAAERSVPGDIAVVGYDDSAVAAVTDPPLTTVINPVATMARTAGGILQRWLTDPEPPDRGPVVFPPEMVVRTSA from the coding sequence ATGCGGGGCGCGACGGGTGGGGCCGCCGACGATGTCGGCGTGCGCCGTGGCGCGCCCACGCTCGAGGACGTGGCCAGCGCGGCCGGGGTGTCCCGGTCCACCGCGTCCCGGGCGATCAACGGCGAGGCCAAGGTCAGCCCCCGCGCGCGGGCCGCGGTCGAGGCGGCCGTGCTCCAGCTCGGGTTCACCCCCAATCAGGCGGCTCGCACCCTGGTCACCCAACGGACCAATGCGGTCGCCCTGGTGGTGCCCGAGCCCGACGAGCGGGTGGTGGCCGACCCGTTCTTCTCCGCCGCCGTGCAGGGCCTGTCCCAAGCTCTGGCCGACTCCGACCTGCAGTTGGTGTTGTTGATGGCCGGCCTGGCCGGCTCACCGGAACGGGCCGTGCACTACCTGCGGCACGGGCACGTCGACGGCGCGGTCGTGGTGTCCCACCACCAGGCCGACGACATCGAGCGGGTGCTGGTCGCCTCGGGGATGCCCAGCGTGTTCGTCGGCCGCCCCTGGAACCTGCCGGACCAGCTGCATTACGTGGACACCGACAACCGGCGGGGCGGCGAGCTGGCCACCGAGCATCTGATCGCCCGGGGCCGCCGGCGCATCGGCACGGTCGCCGGCCCGGCGGACATGACCGCCGCCTACGACCGGCTGGCCGGCTGGCGATCGGCCCTGGCCGCGGCCGGGCTGCCGGCCGACGCGGTCGAGTACGGCGACTTCACCACCGAGGGCGGCGCAGCGGCGATGCGGCGGCTGCTGGCCCGCCGGCCCGACCTGGATGCGGTGTTCGTGGCCTCGGATCTGATGGCCGCCGGCGCGCTGGCCGTGCTGCGGGCGGCCGAGCGGAGCGTGCCCGGCGACATCGCCGTCGTCGGCTACGACGACTCAGCGGTCGCCGCCGTCACCGACCCGCCGCTGACGACGGTGATCAACCCGGTGGCCACGATGGCCCGGACGGCGGGCGGCATCCTGCAGCGGTGGCTCACCGACCCGGAGCCGCCCGACCGCGGGCCGGTCGTCTTCCCGCCCGAGATGGTCGTCCGGACGTCCGCCTGA
- a CDS encoding protein kinase domain-containing protein produces MVGYRYANRYQATDVIGQDEISVVRRGRDLLMDRDVAIKVLRADLTTQDSIQDSFRQVANHAAALNHPAFVAVYDTGDTPSDAGSVPFVVMEYVPGDTLRTVLARQGTLPWRRALQIAAELCAALDHAHRRNMVPCHLTPVNVLIDPSRGSDGADQVKVINIGERTGTPEVVARQYNSPEQIRGGLPDKRSDLYTLGCVMFEMLTGRAPFVGTTPQAVADAHLRQAPRAPGEVISGIPRDVDAIVLKALSKNPDNRYQTADQMRTDIERALAGRTVAARESFAAPEPVSRRGPATATAVRPRVTAGVAAGAGAPASRLNAPLLAPGLTLPVLDEVEPLDPERAAAHRKRWTYVGLGGLAVALVAALWLTLVVITTPPPPAKVAVPNVIGMTVARASAALQDKELQLGTVTVVDTNKAPAGTIVNQRPSEKTEVDAGTDVTVEVEG; encoded by the coding sequence ATGGTCGGCTATCGCTACGCGAACCGATATCAGGCGACCGATGTCATCGGCCAGGACGAGATCTCGGTGGTCCGCCGCGGCCGTGACCTGCTGATGGACCGGGACGTGGCGATCAAGGTCCTGCGCGCGGACCTGACCACGCAGGACTCGATCCAGGACAGCTTCCGGCAGGTGGCCAACCACGCCGCGGCCCTGAACCATCCCGCGTTCGTCGCGGTCTACGACACCGGTGACACCCCGAGCGACGCGGGCAGCGTCCCGTTCGTGGTCATGGAGTACGTGCCGGGGGACACCCTGCGCACCGTATTGGCCCGGCAGGGCACGCTGCCGTGGCGCCGGGCCCTGCAGATCGCGGCCGAGCTGTGTGCCGCCCTGGACCACGCCCACCGGCGCAACATGGTGCCCTGTCACCTCACCCCGGTGAACGTGCTGATCGACCCGAGCCGGGGCAGCGACGGCGCCGATCAGGTCAAGGTGATCAACATCGGCGAGCGCACCGGGACGCCGGAAGTGGTGGCCCGGCAGTACAACTCGCCCGAGCAGATCCGGGGTGGGCTGCCCGACAAGCGCAGCGACCTGTACACGCTGGGCTGCGTGATGTTCGAGATGCTCACCGGCCGGGCGCCGTTCGTCGGGACGACCCCGCAGGCCGTGGCCGACGCGCACCTGCGCCAGGCGCCCCGGGCCCCGGGCGAGGTGATCTCGGGCATCCCGCGCGACGTCGATGCGATCGTGCTCAAGGCGTTGAGCAAGAACCCCGACAACCGCTACCAGACCGCGGATCAGATGCGGACCGACATCGAACGGGCGCTGGCCGGACGGACCGTCGCCGCTCGGGAGAGCTTCGCCGCGCCCGAGCCGGTGTCCCGGCGCGGGCCGGCCACGGCCACCGCGGTCCGTCCCCGGGTGACCGCCGGGGTCGCGGCCGGGGCGGGCGCCCCGGCGTCCCGGCTCAACGCCCCGCTGCTGGCCCCCGGCCTGACCCTGCCGGTGCTCGACGAGGTCGAGCCGCTCGACCCGGAACGGGCGGCCGCGCACCGCAAACGGTGGACCTACGTCGGCCTGGGCGGGCTCGCCGTCGCGCTCGTGGCCGCCCTCTGGCTGACCCTGGTGGTCATCACCACCCCGCCGCCGCCGGCCAAGGTCGCCGTGCCCAACGTCATCGGCATGACCGTGGCCCGGGCCAGTGCCGCGCTGCAGGACAAGGAACTGCAGCTGGGCACGGTCACCGTGGTGGACACCAACAAGGCTCCGGCCGGCACCATCGTCAACCAGCGGCCCTCGGAGAAGACCGAGGTGGACGCGGGCACCGACGTCACCGTCGAGGTCGAGGGCTGA
- a CDS encoding alpha/beta hydrolase family protein, with amino-acid sequence MGQADAVNFSQPDRGPSIGGLLLTPGAGADRHQRTLVAVEQAVAPLPCERVDFPYRLRGSRMPDKPEVAIAHLAEQAAALVDRWGIAPQALVLGGRSYGGRMCSMAVAQGVPAAALVLLSYPLHPPGKPERLRTEHFGQIRVPVLVVSGRGDPFGTTQEFERELAAIPGPVTTVWLPGGHDPRRYDEVAGIVAGWLGELAAGG; translated from the coding sequence ATGGGTCAGGCTGATGCGGTGAACTTCTCCCAGCCGGATCGCGGGCCGTCCATCGGCGGGCTACTGCTCACTCCGGGCGCGGGGGCCGATCGGCACCAACGCACGTTGGTCGCCGTCGAGCAGGCGGTCGCCCCGTTGCCCTGCGAGCGGGTCGACTTCCCGTACCGGCTGCGGGGCTCCCGGATGCCCGACAAGCCCGAGGTGGCGATCGCCCACCTGGCCGAGCAGGCGGCCGCGCTGGTCGACCGCTGGGGCATCGCGCCGCAGGCCCTGGTGCTGGGTGGACGCTCCTACGGCGGGCGGATGTGTTCGATGGCCGTGGCCCAGGGGGTGCCGGCGGCGGCGCTGGTCCTGCTCAGCTATCCGCTGCACCCGCCGGGCAAGCCGGAGCGGCTGCGCACCGAGCACTTCGGTCAGATCCGGGTGCCGGTACTGGTGGTGTCCGGCCGGGGCGATCCGTTCGGGACCACGCAGGAGTTCGAGCGGGAACTGGCGGCGATCCCCGGCCCGGTGACCACGGTGTGGCTGCCGGGCGGGCACGACCCCCGCCGCTACGACGAGGTGGCCGGCATCGTGGCCGGCTGGCTGGGCGAGCTGGCCGCTGGCGGGTGA
- a CDS encoding succinate dehydrogenase/fumarate reductase iron-sulfur subunit, giving the protein MGRDAHFRVWRGDAAGGDLQDYTVEVNEGEVVLDIIHRLQATQAGDLAVRWNCKAGKCGSCSAEINGRPRLLCMTRMSIFDPDETITVTPMRAFPVIRDLVTDVSFNYRKARQIPAFAPPPDLAPGEYRMQQVDVERSQEFRKCIECFLCQNVCHVVRDHEENKPAFAGPRFLIRAAELDMHPLDARTDRREFAREHQGIGLCNITKCCTEVCPEHIKITDNAIIPMKERVVDRSYDPLVWLGNKLFRRRRD; this is encoded by the coding sequence ATGGGTCGTGACGCGCATTTCCGGGTCTGGCGGGGCGACGCCGCCGGCGGGGACCTGCAGGACTACACCGTCGAGGTGAACGAGGGTGAGGTGGTGCTGGACATCATCCACCGGCTGCAGGCCACCCAGGCCGGGGATCTGGCCGTCCGGTGGAACTGCAAGGCGGGCAAGTGCGGGTCGTGCAGCGCGGAGATCAACGGCCGGCCGCGGCTGCTGTGCATGACCCGGATGTCGATCTTCGATCCGGACGAGACGATCACGGTGACGCCGATGCGGGCGTTCCCGGTCATCCGCGACCTGGTCACCGACGTCTCGTTCAACTACCGCAAGGCCCGGCAGATCCCGGCCTTCGCCCCGCCACCCGACCTGGCCCCCGGCGAGTACCGGATGCAGCAGGTCGACGTCGAGCGGTCCCAGGAATTCCGCAAATGCATCGAATGCTTCCTGTGCCAGAACGTGTGCCACGTGGTCCGCGACCACGAGGAGAACAAGCCGGCGTTCGCCGGCCCGCGGTTCCTGATCCGGGCGGCCGAGCTGGACATGCACCCGCTGGACGCGCGGACCGACCGCCGCGAGTTCGCCCGCGAGCACCAGGGCATCGGGCTGTGCAACATCACCAAGTGCTGCACCGAGGTCTGCCCCGAGCACATCAAGATCACCGACAACGCGATCATCCCGATGAAGGAACGGGTCGTCGACCGGTCCTACGATCCCCTGGTCTGGTTGGGCAACAAGCTGTTCCGGCGCCGCCGGGACTGA
- a CDS encoding OsmC family peroxiredoxin — translation MPSRVATTQWSGGLQDGSGQVTLTSSGTGTFDVSFPRRAADDAEGVTSPEELIAASHSSCYSMALSNELTTAGGTVKSLVTQADVTLGPDPAGGFRLTGIKITVRGQVDGLDNDAFLKAAEAAKAGCPISKALTGTTITLDAALA, via the coding sequence ATGCCCTCACGCGTGGCAACCACCCAATGGAGCGGTGGCCTGCAGGACGGGTCTGGCCAGGTCACCCTGACCAGCTCCGGTACCGGCACCTTCGATGTTTCTTTCCCGCGACGCGCGGCCGATGACGCCGAGGGCGTCACCAGCCCGGAGGAGCTCATTGCCGCCTCGCATTCGTCCTGCTACTCGATGGCCCTGTCCAACGAGCTGACTACCGCCGGCGGGACCGTCAAGAGCCTGGTCACCCAGGCCGACGTCACGCTGGGTCCGGACCCGGCCGGCGGTTTCCGGCTGACCGGCATCAAGATCACCGTTCGTGGCCAGGTCGACGGCCTGGACAACGACGCGTTCCTCAAGGCGGCCGAGGCGGCCAAGGCGGGCTGCCCGATCTCCAAGGCGCTCACTGGGACAACTATCACCCTGGATGCTGCCCTCGCGTAA
- a CDS encoding chorismate-binding protein: MTPTPPFAHVGGLLATELEQVADLAADPSVLDRGWWVVVGTFEGELTGYRFGRVRPAELPAPTGRWPGPAADQWHSSLDRAAYQDGVRRIRAFIAAGDVYQVNLCRLVRAPLAADADPLVLAHRLAAGNPAPWSGLLHLGSSWIVSASPELFLARDGDRLASSPIKGTTRPGEPFADKDFPENIMITDLVRNDLGRIARPGSVVVTELLARQEHPGLAHLVSTVTARLADGVGWGQILPATFPPGSVTGAPKIRALEVIAELEPVPRQVYCGAFGFVDGEHRRARLAVAIRTFFATTDAAPGHRPVAGSGTLHFGTGAGITWASDPAAEWAETELKAARLIGLTGAAPTTPDPGRSAPAPDPAPTRSAAPR; the protein is encoded by the coding sequence ATGACCCCTACCCCGCCCTTCGCGCACGTCGGCGGCCTGCTGGCGACCGAGCTGGAGCAGGTGGCGGACCTGGCCGCCGATCCGTCGGTGCTGGACCGCGGTTGGTGGGTGGTGGTCGGCACGTTCGAGGGCGAGCTGACCGGGTACCGGTTCGGCCGGGTCCGCCCGGCCGAACTGCCGGCGCCGACCGGTCGCTGGCCGGGTCCGGCGGCCGACCAGTGGCACTCCAGCCTGGACCGGGCCGCCTACCAGGACGGGGTCCGCCGCATCCGCGCCTTCATCGCCGCCGGCGATGTCTACCAGGTCAATCTCTGTCGGCTGGTGCGGGCGCCGTTGGCCGCCGACGCGGACCCGCTGGTGCTGGCCCACCGGCTGGCCGCCGGCAACCCGGCCCCCTGGTCCGGGCTGCTGCACCTGGGCTCGTCCTGGATCGTCAGCGCCTCCCCCGAGCTGTTCCTGGCCCGGGACGGCGACCGGCTCGCCTCGTCGCCGATCAAGGGCACCACCCGTCCGGGGGAACCGTTCGCGGACAAGGACTTCCCCGAGAACATCATGATCACCGACCTGGTCCGCAACGACCTGGGCCGGATCGCCCGGCCGGGTTCGGTGGTGGTCACCGAACTGCTGGCCCGGCAGGAGCATCCCGGATTGGCCCACCTGGTCTCGACGGTGACCGCCCGGCTGGCCGACGGCGTCGGCTGGGGGCAGATCCTGCCGGCCACCTTCCCGCCCGGGTCGGTGACGGGCGCGCCGAAGATCCGCGCGCTGGAGGTGATCGCCGAACTGGAGCCCGTGCCCCGGCAGGTCTACTGCGGCGCCTTCGGCTTCGTCGACGGCGAGCACCGGCGGGCCCGGCTGGCGGTGGCCATCCGGACGTTCTTCGCCACCACCGACGCGGCCCCCGGTCACCGGCCGGTCGCGGGGTCCGGGACGCTGCACTTCGGCACCGGCGCCGGCATCACCTGGGCCTCGGACCCGGCGGCCGAATGGGCCGAGACCGAGCTCAAGGCGGCCCGGTTGATCGGGCTCACCGGCGCGGCGCCGACCACCCCGGATCCCGGCCGGTCAGCCCCAGCACCTGATCCAGCGCCGACGCGGTCGGCGGCACCGCGATGA
- a CDS encoding fumarate reductase/succinate dehydrogenase flavoprotein subunit, with product MTDLEEHRYDVVIVGAGGAGLRAAIAAREAGMRTAIVCKSLFGKAHTVMAEGGIAASMGNANSKDSWQVHFRDTMRGGKFLNHPRMAELHAQEAPDRVWELETYGALFDRTPDGRISQRNFGGHEYPRLAHVGDRTGLELIRTLQQKIVSLRQDEDNAATAAGGEPPADEDAGLRVFAEVTITELLRDETGAIAGAFGYRRETGTFVVFHAPAVILATGGIGKSFKVTSNSWEYTGDGNALALRAGSTLVNMEFIQFHPTGMVWPPSVKGILVTESVRGDGGVLRNSEGKRFMFDYVPDVFRSKYAETEEEADGWYKDPENHRRPPELLPRDEVARAINSEVKAGRQTPHGGVFLDVSTRLPAEEIKRRLPSMHHQFSELADVDITNEPMEVGPTCHYVMGGIQVDPDTAAAARVPGLFACGEVAGGMHGSNRLGGNSLSDLLVFGRRAGLGAAEYVTGLGDALPVPAVGSIEAAARSALAPFDREDGENPYTLHRELQQTMNDLVGIIRKESEIERAIQSLAAMKPRVAAVSVEGHRQFNPGWHLALDLVNMLQVSECVAKAALIRQESRGGHTRDDYPQMSADWRRRLLICALDGAGGVTVQPEPITPIRPDLLALFERSELAKYLTEDELTPLDEQQEAGHGS from the coding sequence GTGACCGACCTCGAAGAACACCGCTACGACGTGGTCATCGTCGGGGCCGGCGGCGCGGGCCTGCGGGCCGCGATCGCCGCCCGCGAGGCCGGCATGCGCACCGCAATCGTCTGCAAGTCGCTGTTCGGCAAGGCGCACACCGTGATGGCCGAGGGCGGCATCGCCGCGTCCATGGGCAACGCCAACTCCAAGGACAGCTGGCAGGTGCACTTCCGGGACACCATGCGGGGCGGGAAGTTCCTCAACCACCCGCGGATGGCCGAGCTGCACGCGCAGGAGGCGCCCGACCGGGTCTGGGAACTGGAGACCTACGGGGCGCTGTTCGACCGCACCCCGGACGGGCGGATCAGCCAGCGCAACTTCGGCGGCCACGAATACCCCCGGCTGGCCCACGTGGGCGACCGCACCGGACTGGAGCTGATCCGCACGCTGCAGCAGAAGATCGTCTCGCTGCGCCAGGACGAGGACAACGCGGCCACCGCGGCCGGCGGCGAGCCGCCGGCCGACGAGGACGCCGGGCTGCGAGTGTTCGCCGAGGTGACGATCACCGAGCTGCTGCGCGACGAGACCGGGGCGATCGCCGGGGCGTTCGGCTACCGCCGGGAAACCGGCACGTTCGTGGTGTTCCACGCGCCCGCGGTCATCCTGGCCACCGGCGGGATCGGCAAGTCGTTCAAGGTGACCAGCAATTCCTGGGAATACACCGGCGACGGCAACGCGCTGGCTCTGCGGGCCGGCTCGACCCTGGTGAACATGGAATTCATCCAGTTCCACCCGACCGGCATGGTGTGGCCGCCGTCGGTGAAAGGCATTCTGGTCACCGAATCGGTTCGCGGTGACGGCGGCGTGCTGCGCAATTCCGAGGGCAAGCGGTTCATGTTCGACTACGTGCCCGACGTGTTCCGGTCCAAATACGCCGAGACCGAGGAAGAGGCGGACGGCTGGTACAAAGACCCGGAGAATCATCGCCGGCCGCCGGAGCTGCTCCCCCGCGACGAGGTGGCCCGGGCGATCAACTCCGAGGTGAAGGCCGGCCGGCAGACCCCGCACGGCGGGGTGTTCCTGGACGTGTCGACCCGGCTGCCGGCCGAGGAGATCAAGCGCCGGCTGCCCTCGATGCACCACCAGTTCTCCGAGCTGGCCGACGTCGACATCACCAATGAGCCGATGGAGGTCGGCCCGACCTGCCACTACGTGATGGGTGGCATCCAGGTCGACCCGGACACCGCGGCGGCGGCCCGGGTGCCGGGCCTGTTCGCCTGCGGCGAGGTGGCCGGCGGCATGCACGGCTCGAACCGGCTCGGCGGCAACTCGCTGTCCGACCTGCTCGTCTTCGGCCGGCGGGCCGGCCTGGGCGCGGCGGAGTACGTCACCGGCCTCGGCGACGCGCTCCCGGTGCCGGCGGTGGGCTCGATCGAGGCGGCGGCCCGGTCCGCGCTCGCGCCGTTCGATCGCGAGGACGGGGAGAACCCGTACACCTTGCATCGGGAGCTGCAGCAGACGATGAACGACCTGGTCGGCATCATCCGCAAGGAATCTGAGATCGAACGAGCGATCCAGTCGCTGGCGGCGATGAAGCCGCGCGTCGCCGCGGTCAGCGTCGAGGGCCACCGCCAGTTCAACCCCGGCTGGCACCTGGCCCTGGACCTGGTCAACATGCTGCAGGTCAGCGAGTGCGTGGCCAAGGCCGCGCTGATCCGGCAGGAGAGCCGCGGCGGGCACACCCGTGACGACTACCCGCAGATGAGCGCGGACTGGCGCCGCCGCCTGCTGATCTGCGCGCTCGACGGCGCCGGCGGGGTGACGGTGCAGCCGGAGCCGATCACCCCGATCCGGCCCGACCTGCTCGCCCTGTTCGAGCGCTCCGAGCTGGCCAAGTACCTGACCGAGGACGAGCTGACCCCGTTGGACGAGCAGCAGGAGGCCGGACATGGGTCGTGA
- a CDS encoding TIGR03086 family metal-binding protein → MTPLDLMPAATTLGWLVQQVPDERLGDPTPCPEYAVGDLLDHIGGLALAFTAAAGKIDGPLTSSAPDPAATRLPADWRTRIPADLVALGAAWRDPAAWTGMSKAGGVSMPGEVTALVALDEIVVHGWDLAVAIGRPYEVEPDLLPPLHAFVSSFGADPATRGTIFGPIIAVPPTASALDQVLGLTGRDPGWSAPRR, encoded by the coding sequence ATGACCCCACTGGACCTGATGCCCGCCGCGACCACCCTCGGGTGGCTCGTGCAGCAGGTGCCCGACGAGCGCCTCGGCGACCCGACCCCGTGTCCCGAGTACGCCGTCGGGGATCTGCTCGACCACATCGGCGGCCTGGCCCTGGCCTTCACCGCCGCCGCCGGCAAGATCGACGGCCCGCTGACCAGCAGTGCCCCCGACCCGGCCGCCACCCGGCTGCCGGCGGACTGGCGTACCCGGATTCCCGCGGACCTGGTGGCCCTGGGCGCGGCCTGGCGTGACCCGGCCGCCTGGACCGGGATGTCCAAGGCCGGCGGGGTGAGCATGCCCGGCGAGGTCACCGCCCTGGTGGCGTTGGACGAGATCGTGGTGCACGGCTGGGATCTGGCCGTCGCGATCGGCCGGCCCTACGAGGTCGAACCCGACCTGTTGCCCCCGCTGCACGCCTTCGTGTCCTCGTTCGGGGCCGACCCGGCGACCCGCGGGACGATCTTCGGGCCGATCATCGCGGTGCCGCCGACCGCGTCGGCGCTGGATCAGGTGCTGGGGCTGACCGGCCGGGATCCGGGGTGGTCGGCGCCGCGCCGGTGA